One region of Acidobacteriota bacterium genomic DNA includes:
- a CDS encoding MerR family transcriptional regulator, whose amino-acid sequence MKQLVELSGLPRSLIHFYLREGILPAGEKTARNAATYSSRHLEILAALARLREPPLGPLPLPLQRRVIELYERGVELEVAVALEQAVLGEAGAAASDGRRYSPEELAQTAGVEVAFINELEAVGLLVPPPGERPAFDANDLQIVTLCRDLVAQTGLPLEVARPIGDAIRQLSAYEMSLRNRAVARLDDRQAAQASLAIQQGINIIHSYLFYRWRLHDIARLREQEQSEDTP is encoded by the coding sequence ATGAAACAACTGGTCGAGCTTTCCGGCCTGCCCCGCTCGCTGATTCATTTCTATCTGCGCGAAGGCATCCTGCCGGCAGGCGAGAAGACGGCGCGCAACGCCGCCACCTACTCGTCCCGACACCTGGAGATCCTCGCCGCCCTGGCGCGGCTGCGCGAGCCACCCCTCGGCCCCCTACCGCTGCCGCTGCAGCGCCGGGTCATCGAGCTCTATGAGCGCGGCGTCGAGCTCGAGGTCGCCGTCGCCCTCGAACAGGCGGTGCTCGGAGAAGCCGGCGCGGCCGCCAGCGACGGCCGCCGCTACAGCCCCGAGGAGCTCGCCCAGACCGCCGGCGTCGAGGTCGCCTTCATCAACGAGCTCGAGGCCGTCGGCCTGCTGGTGCCGCCCCCCGGCGAGCGCCCCGCCTTCGACGCCAACGACCTCCAGATCGTCACCCTGTGCCGCGATCTCGTCGCCCAGACCGGCTTACCACTGGAGGTGGCGCGTCCGATCGGCGACGCCATTCGCCAGCTCAGCGCTTACGAAATGTCCCTTCGCAACCGCGCCGTCGCCCGCCTCGACGATCGCCAGGCGGCGCAAGCCAGCCTCGCCATCCAGCAAGGCATCAACATCATCCACAGCTACCTGTTCTACCGCTGGCGTCTGCACGACATCGCCCGCCTGCGCGAGCAGGAACAGTCCGAGGACACTCCATGA
- the asnB gene encoding asparagine synthase B, protein MCSILAILGLRSDPARLRKQALEQSRRMRHRGPDWSGVYSDEQAILAHERLAIVDILHGAQPLEDASGDLVLAVNGEIYNHRELRRRHPEFSYRTDSDCEVILALYEAHGTELLAQLNGIFAFALYDRRRGRFLIARDAIGVMPLYQGWDDDGNFYVASEMKALIGICRRIEDFPPGHFLTGTVGDEVGEPESFYQPSWRSYEKVAEKPPALDRLRQGLEAAVERQLMSDVPYGVLLSGGLDSSIIAALAARHKKHRVETGGRTEAWWPQLHSFAIGLEGSPDLRAARRVADALDTIHHEFVYTLQEGHDALRDVIYHLETFDVTTIRASTPMYLLARRIKSMGIKMVLSGEGADEIFGGYLYFHKAPDARAFHEETVLKLDLLHKYDCLRANKAMAAWSIEARVPFLDREFLDIAMALDPAAKMVAEGRMEKDILRRAFAGLLPEEILWRQKEQFSDGVGYSWIDSLKALAEAEIGTDRLGRAHHRFPINPPATCEAYLYREIFESHYPGEAPARCVPSGASIACSTPNALAWDESFRNLADPSGRAVRGVHDDSL, encoded by the coding sequence ATGTGCTCGATCCTCGCCATTCTCGGACTGCGCTCGGACCCCGCTCGCCTGCGCAAACAGGCCCTCGAACAATCGCGGCGAATGCGCCACCGGGGCCCCGATTGGAGCGGTGTTTACAGCGACGAGCAGGCGATCCTGGCCCATGAGCGGCTCGCCATCGTCGACATCCTGCACGGCGCTCAGCCCCTCGAGGACGCCTCCGGCGATCTGGTGCTGGCGGTCAACGGCGAGATCTACAACCACCGCGAGCTCCGTCGGCGACACCCCGAGTTCTCCTATCGCACGGATTCCGATTGCGAGGTGATCCTGGCTCTCTACGAAGCCCACGGAACGGAGCTCCTCGCCCAGCTCAACGGCATCTTCGCCTTCGCCCTCTACGATCGACGCAGAGGACGGTTCCTGATCGCTCGCGATGCCATCGGAGTGATGCCCCTCTACCAGGGTTGGGACGACGACGGGAACTTCTACGTCGCTTCCGAAATGAAAGCCCTGATCGGGATCTGCCGCCGCATCGAGGACTTCCCCCCGGGCCACTTCCTGACCGGCACCGTCGGCGACGAGGTCGGCGAGCCGGAGTCCTTCTACCAACCCTCCTGGCGCTCCTACGAAAAGGTCGCCGAGAAGCCGCCAGCGCTCGATCGCCTACGGCAGGGTCTCGAAGCCGCCGTCGAACGCCAGCTGATGTCCGACGTGCCCTACGGCGTGCTGCTCTCCGGTGGCCTCGACTCTTCGATCATCGCCGCCCTGGCGGCGCGTCACAAGAAGCACCGGGTCGAGACCGGCGGCCGCACCGAGGCCTGGTGGCCGCAGCTCCACAGCTTCGCCATCGGCCTCGAGGGCTCCCCGGACCTGCGCGCCGCGCGGCGCGTCGCCGACGCCCTCGACACCATCCACCACGAGTTCGTCTACACCCTGCAGGAAGGGCACGATGCCCTGCGCGACGTCATCTATCACCTGGAGACCTTCGACGTCACCACGATCCGGGCCTCGACACCGATGTATCTACTGGCCCGTCGCATCAAGTCGATGGGGATCAAGATGGTGCTGTCCGGCGAAGGCGCCGACGAGATCTTCGGCGGCTACCTCTACTTCCACAAGGCGCCGGACGCCCGCGCCTTTCACGAAGAAACCGTGCTCAAGCTCGACCTGCTGCACAAGTACGACTGCCTGCGCGCCAACAAGGCGATGGCGGCCTGGAGCATCGAAGCGCGGGTGCCGTTTCTCGATCGCGAGTTTCTCGATATCGCCATGGCCCTCGACCCGGCGGCCAAGATGGTGGCCGAGGGCCGAATGGAGAAGGACATTCTGCGGCGCGCCTTCGCCGGACTGCTGCCCGAGGAAATCCTGTGGCGCCAGAAAGAGCAGTTCTCGGACGGCGTCGGCTACTCCTGGATCGACTCCCTCAAGGCACTGGCGGAGGCGGAGATCGGCACCGACCGCCTCGGCCGCGCCCACCATCGCTTTCCGATCAACCCGCCGGCCACCTGCGAGGCCTACCTGTACCGCGAGATCTTCGAGTCTCACTACCCCGGCGAGGCACCGGCGAGGTGCGTGCCGAGCGGCGCCAGCATCGCCTGCTCGACCCCCAATGCGCTGGCCTGGGACGAGTCCTTCCGCAACCTCGCCGACCCCTCCGGCCGCGCCGTGCGCGGGGTTCACGACGACAGCCTATGA
- a CDS encoding tetratricopeptide repeat protein: MLDRSTNETSSLLARFQAERAAAYEVLRRLEPLSDGQRRLLVTNLPAARCRSVCEMLVEKSREERHQARETLRYAELAVLVSQSLTGDYADEPRARAWAELGNARRIGADLVGADEALSEAERLYGRGGADPLFQAELYSLRGSLAQYQRRFDLAIKVLGRAYRLFDRHDDLEGTARTLMTLALTHVYAGDPEPGLPYVERALALAASSSDDRLKLFAFHNLVLVLTEAGRLEEAAWHAHKVRPLIDAIGRRLDRLRFDWLTTRIGAELGVLRPAARAFDRLRGCYAEEGRPFEAALVSLDLAVIYARLNDMTRLRTLASESEAIFRALGVGRECLAALALLAHCTAAEALQQLEELRRMVEGTRSGRST, from the coding sequence GTGCTCGATCGCAGCACCAACGAGACTTCCAGCCTGCTGGCGCGGTTTCAGGCCGAGCGGGCGGCGGCCTACGAGGTCTTGCGTCGTCTGGAGCCCTTGAGCGATGGACAGCGGCGCTTGCTGGTGACCAACCTGCCGGCTGCCCGCTGCCGATCGGTTTGCGAGATGTTGGTGGAGAAGAGCCGCGAGGAGCGTCACCAGGCGCGCGAGACCCTGCGCTATGCGGAGCTCGCGGTTTTGGTGTCGCAGTCGCTGACCGGTGACTACGCCGACGAGCCGCGAGCGAGGGCTTGGGCCGAGCTCGGCAACGCGCGGCGCATCGGTGCGGACCTGGTCGGTGCCGACGAAGCTCTGAGCGAGGCCGAGCGCCTTTACGGGCGCGGGGGAGCCGATCCCCTGTTCCAGGCCGAGCTCTACTCGTTACGCGGTTCGCTGGCGCAGTACCAGCGGCGCTTCGATCTCGCCATCAAGGTGCTCGGCCGGGCCTATCGCCTGTTCGATCGCCACGATGACCTCGAGGGCACGGCTCGTACTTTGATGACCTTGGCACTGACCCACGTCTATGCCGGTGATCCCGAGCCTGGACTGCCCTATGTCGAGCGCGCCTTGGCGCTGGCGGCGAGTAGCAGCGACGATCGCTTGAAGCTGTTCGCCTTCCACAATCTAGTGCTGGTGCTGACCGAGGCCGGACGCCTCGAGGAGGCGGCCTGGCACGCCCACAAGGTGCGTCCTCTGATCGACGCCATCGGCCGGCGTCTCGATCGTCTGCGTTTCGACTGGCTGACCACTCGCATCGGCGCCGAGCTCGGCGTCTTGCGGCCGGCGGCCCGCGCCTTCGACCGTCTGCGCGGTTGCTACGCGGAGGAGGGGCGGCCCTTCGAGGCGGCGTTGGTGAGTCTCGACCTGGCGGTCATCTATGCGCGCCTCAACGACATGACCCGATTGCGGACGCTGGCTTCGGAGTCGGAGGCCATCTTCCGGGCTCTGGGGGTCGGGCGGGAGTGCCTGGCGGCGCTGGCGCTCTTGGCCCATTGCACGGCCGCCGAGGCTCTGCAGCAGCTCGAAGAGCTGCGTCGGATGGTCGAGGGAACGCGCAGCGGCCGCTCGACCTGA
- the purM gene encoding phosphoribosylformylglycinamidine cyclo-ligase, with amino-acid sequence MTGSPKNSAYAEAGVDIDAQDRALDRVKELARSTHTPGVLTEIGSFGGLFLPDLTGLREPVLVASADGVGTKLMVARMAGDYSGVGRDLVNHCVNDILVQGARPLFFLDYVGAGVLEPAAMAELVSGVAVGCRENGCALLGGETAEMPGFYQPGDYELVGFVVGLVDRPAILDGRRIRPGQVLIGLPSSGLHTNGYSLVRRIVFDRLGLEPETAAPWGGGTVASELLTPHRSYLAALQSLLADPVLTGLAHITGGGLTDNLPRILPAGCRAEVDLGAWRVPEIFRFLQRAGEVAWEEMLQVFNLGIGMVVVAEDESVMATLEAAGEAPIRLGKILEGPPGVAYRGDFGDS; translated from the coding sequence ATGACCGGATCACCGAAAAACAGTGCCTACGCCGAGGCGGGTGTTGACATCGACGCTCAGGATCGGGCGCTGGATCGCGTCAAGGAGCTGGCGCGATCGACCCACACTCCGGGCGTGCTCACGGAAATCGGAAGCTTCGGCGGATTGTTTCTCCCCGATCTTACCGGTCTTCGCGAGCCGGTCCTCGTCGCTTCGGCGGACGGGGTGGGTACGAAGCTGATGGTCGCCCGGATGGCCGGGGACTATTCCGGCGTCGGTCGCGACCTGGTCAATCACTGCGTCAACGACATCCTGGTGCAGGGAGCTCGGCCGCTCTTCTTCCTCGATTACGTCGGCGCCGGCGTCCTCGAACCGGCGGCGATGGCCGAGCTGGTTTCCGGCGTCGCGGTCGGCTGTCGCGAGAACGGCTGTGCCCTGCTCGGCGGGGAGACGGCGGAAATGCCGGGCTTCTACCAGCCTGGGGATTACGAGCTGGTCGGCTTCGTCGTCGGGCTGGTCGATCGGCCAGCGATTCTCGATGGCCGTCGCATCCGGCCCGGTCAAGTGTTGATCGGCTTACCCTCATCCGGCCTGCACACCAATGGCTACTCGCTGGTGCGGCGCATCGTTTTCGATCGTCTCGGTCTCGAGCCCGAGACGGCGGCGCCCTGGGGCGGCGGCACCGTCGCCTCCGAGCTCCTGACGCCCCATCGTTCTTACCTGGCGGCCTTGCAATCGCTGCTGGCGGATCCGGTGTTGACCGGTCTCGCTCACATCACCGGCGGTGGCCTGACGGACAATCTGCCGCGCATACTGCCTGCGGGGTGTCGTGCCGAAGTCGATCTCGGTGCCTGGCGGGTGCCGGAGATCTTCCGCTTCCTGCAGCGCGCCGGAGAGGTCGCCTGGGAAGAGATGCTGCAGGTCTTCAACCTCGGCATCGGTATGGTGGTGGTGGCCGAAGACGAGAGCGTGATGGCGACCCTCGAGGCGGCCGGCGAAGCGCCGATACGGCTCGGCAAGATCCTGGAGGGCCCGCCAGGGGTCGCCTATCGAGGCGACT
- a CDS encoding tetratricopeptide repeat protein, protein MKATVPHIALLLGLLLLTGTALADDSTDRDRARQLLDEGEDAAARKLVESMIEQQPQDADLWVLLATAHHHALEKASLLRKRHWAGQQKGALEQALDLDPNHIEARAELADFYYYAPGIVGGSKTKAGQQLALLERTSPYDAHWRRALHARSENDHQGAVDAFRSALAARPGDVQARFGLALHLGELASFDEAFELHEELIAEDPEGVKGPYYQIGRLAVISGQRAERGIACLEHYLEVADSQSRPPKAYGHWRLGALLLRQGDREGGLRHLNRALYLSPGLEGAQKDLREAGG, encoded by the coding sequence ATGAAAGCGACCGTCCCCCACATCGCCCTTCTCCTCGGACTCTTGCTACTCACCGGCACTGCCCTGGCGGACGACTCCACGGACCGTGATCGCGCCCGCCAGCTTCTCGACGAAGGCGAGGACGCCGCGGCGCGCAAGCTGGTCGAGTCCATGATCGAACAGCAACCGCAGGACGCTGACCTCTGGGTCCTCCTCGCCACCGCCCATCACCACGCCCTCGAAAAGGCCTCACTGCTGCGCAAACGCCACTGGGCCGGCCAGCAGAAGGGCGCCCTGGAGCAGGCCCTCGACCTCGACCCCAACCACATCGAGGCCCGCGCCGAGCTGGCGGATTTCTACTACTACGCCCCCGGCATCGTCGGTGGCAGCAAGACCAAGGCCGGGCAACAGCTCGCCCTCCTCGAACGAACGTCGCCCTACGATGCCCACTGGCGCCGTGCCCTCCACGCCCGCTCCGAAAACGATCATCAAGGGGCCGTCGACGCCTTCCGAAGCGCCCTCGCGGCACGACCCGGAGACGTTCAGGCCCGCTTCGGCCTCGCCCTCCATCTCGGAGAGCTGGCGAGCTTCGACGAAGCCTTCGAGCTGCACGAAGAGCTGATCGCCGAAGACCCGGAGGGAGTCAAAGGCCCCTACTACCAGATCGGCCGCCTGGCGGTGATCTCGGGGCAGCGCGCTGAGCGCGGCATCGCCTGCCTCGAGCACTACCTCGAGGTCGCCGACAGCCAATCGCGACCGCCCAAGGCCTACGGCCACTGGCGTCTCGGCGCGCTGCTGCTGCGCCAGGGGGACCGCGAGGGCGGCCTGCGCCACCTCAACCGCGCTCTCTACCTGTCGCCCGGCCTCGAAGGCGCCCAGAAGGACCTGCGCGAGGCCGGTGGTTAG